Proteins encoded by one window of Elephas maximus indicus isolate mEleMax1 chromosome 5, mEleMax1 primary haplotype, whole genome shotgun sequence:
- the LOC126077109 gene encoding UDP-glucuronosyltransferase 2B4-like isoform X1: MSMKWISVLLLIPLSCCFSCGTCGKVLVWPPDYSLWMTMKAILDELIQRGHEVTVLTSSASVLIDPNKPSAIKFEVYPTSLTKDEFEFLLMKLVRKWIYDMPKDTFWAYFSEVQEILREFSGCIENHCKDVVFNKKLMMKLQESRFDVILADAFFPCGELLAELLKIPFVYSVRFTMGYTIEKYSGGLSTPPSYVPIVMSELPDRMTFMERVKNMIYMLYFDFWFQTFNEKKWNQFYSEVLGKPTTLRETMGKADLWLVRNYWDFEFPRPFLPHFHFVGGFHCKPANPLPKEIEEFVQSSGKHGVVVFTLGSMVSNLTEERAHVIASALAQIPQKVLWRFDGKKPDTLGPNTRLYKWIPQNDLLGHPKTKAFITHGGASGIYEAIYHGIPMVGIPLFADQPENIVRMKVKGAAVSLDMDTMTSTDLLNALKTVIYDPSYKENAMRLSAIHHDQPVKPLDRAVFWIEFVMRHKGAKHLRPAALSLTWYQYHSLDVIGFLLVCVAIAGFLVIKCCLLGYQKFYKTGKKKKRE, encoded by the exons ATGTCTATGAAATGGATTTCAGTTCTTCTGCTGATACCACTGAGTTGTTGCTTTAGCTGTGGAACTTGTGGAAAAGTGCTGGTGTGGCCGCCAGATTATAGCCTTTGGATGACTATGAAGGCAATACTGGATGAACTTATTCAAAGGGGTCATGAGGTGACTGTTCTAACATCTTCAGCTTCCGTTCTTATTGATCCCAACAAACCATCTGCTATTAAATTTGAGGTTTATCCTACATCTCTTACTAAAGATGAGTTTGAGTTTCTTCTCATGAAGTTGGTCAGGAAATGGATATATGATATGCCGAAAGATACATTTTGGgcatatttttcagaagtacaagAAATTCTTAGGGAATTTTCTGGCTGCATTGAAAACCATTGTAAGGATGTAGTTTTTAACAAGAAACTTATGATGAAACTACAAGAATCAAGGTTTGATGTCATTCTTGCAGATGCTTTTTTCCCTTGTGGTGAGCTGTTGGCGGAGCTACTTAAAATACCCTTTGTGTATAGTGTCCGGTTCACTATGGGCTATACAATTGAAAAGTATAGCGGAGGACTTTCGACCCCCCCTTCTTACGTACCTATTGTAATGTCAGAATTACCCGATCGAATGACATTCATGGAGAGGGTAAAAAATATGATATATATGCTTTATTTCGATTTTTGGTTCCAGACGTTTAATGAGAAGAAGTGGAATCAGTTTTACAGTGAAGTACTAGGTAA ACCAACTACATTACGTGAGACAATGGGGAAAGCTGATTTATGGCTCGTTCGAAACTATTGGGATTTTGAATTTCCGCGCCCTTTCTTGCCACATTTTCACTTTGTTGGTGGGTTCCACTGCAAACCTGCGAATCCCTTGCCTAAG GAAATAGAAGAGTTTGTCCAGAGCTCTGGAAAACACGGTGTGGTGGTGTTTACTCTTGGGTCAATGGTCAGTAACCTCACAGAAGAAAGGGCCCATGTGATTGCATCGGCCCTTGCTCAGATTCCACAAAAG GTGCTGTGGCGATTTGATGGCAAAAAGCCAGATACCTTAGGACCCAATACTCGGCTCTATAAGTGGATTCCCCAGAATGACCTTCTTG GTCATCCAAAGACCAAAGCTTTTATAACTCACGGTGGAGCCAGTGGCATCTATGAGGCTATCTACCATGGGATCCCTATGGTGGGCATTCCCTTGTTTGCAGATCAACCTGAAAACATTGTTCGCATGAAGGTCAAGGGGGCAGCAGTGAGTCTGGACATGGACACGATGACAAgtacagatttgctcaatgctttGAAGACAGTTATCTATGACCCATC ctataaagagaatgCTATGAGGTTATCAGCCATTCATCATGATCAGCCTGTTAAGCCCCTGGATCGAGCCGTCTTCTGGATCGAGTTTGTCATGCGCCACAAAGGAGCCAAACACCTTCGCCCAGCTGCACTCAGCCTCACCTGGTACCAGTACCACTCTTTGGATGTGATTGGGTTTCTCCTGGTTTGTGTGGCAATTGCTGGTTTTCTGGTCATAAAATGTTGTTTGTTAGGTTATCAAAAGTTttataagacaggaaagaagaaaaagagagagtag
- the LOC126077109 gene encoding UDP-glucuronosyltransferase 2B31-like isoform X4, which produces MSMKWISVLLLIPLSCCFSCGTCGKVLVWPPDYSLWMTMKAILDELIQRGHEVTVLTSSASVLIDPNKPSAIKFEVYPTSLTKDEFEFLLMKLVRKWIYDMPKDNFWFQTFNEKKWNQFYSEVLGRPTTLRETMGKADLWLVRNYWDFEFPRPFLPHFHFVGGFHCKPANPLPKEIEEFVQSSGKHGVVVFTLGSMVSNLTEERAHVIASALAQIPQKVLWRFDGKKPDTLGPNTRLYKWIPQNDLLGHPKTKAFITHGGASGIYEAIYHGIPMVGIPLFADQPENIVRMKVKGAAVSLDMDTMTSTDLLNALKTVIYDPSYKENAMRLSAIHHDQPVKPLDRAVFWIEFVMRHKGAKHLRPAALSLTWYQYHSLDVIGFLLVCVAIAGFLVIKCCLLGYQKFYKTGKKKKRE; this is translated from the exons ATGTCTATGAAATGGATTTCAGTTCTTCTGCTGATACCACTGAGTTGTTGCTTTAGCTGTGGAACTTGTGGAAAAGTGCTGGTGTGGCCGCCAGATTATAGCCTTTGGATGACTATGAAGGCAATACTGGATGAACTTATTCAAAGGGGTCATGAGGTGACTGTTCTAACATCTTCAGCTTCCGTTCTTATTGATCCCAACAAACCATCTGCTATTAAATTTGAGGTTTATCCTACATCTCTTACTAAAGATGAGTTTGAGTTTCTTCTCATGAAGTTGGTCAGGAAATGGATATATGATATGCCGAAAGATA ATTTTTGGTTCCAGACGTTTAATGAGAAGAAGTGGAATCAGTTTTACAGTGAAGTACTAG GAAGACCAACTACATTACGTGAGACAATGGGGAAAGCTGATTTATGGCTCGTTCGAAACTATTGGGATTTTGAATTTCCGCGCCCTTTCTTGCCACATTTTCACTTTGTTGGTGGGTTCCACTGCAAACCTGCGAATCCCTTGCCTAAG GAAATAGAAGAGTTTGTCCAGAGCTCTGGAAAACACGGTGTGGTGGTGTTTACTCTTGGGTCAATGGTCAGTAACCTCACAGAAGAAAGGGCCCATGTGATTGCATCGGCCCTTGCTCAGATTCCACAAAAG GTGCTGTGGCGATTTGATGGCAAAAAGCCAGATACCTTAGGACCCAATACTCGGCTCTATAAGTGGATTCCCCAGAATGACCTTCTTG GTCATCCAAAGACCAAAGCTTTTATAACTCACGGTGGAGCCAGTGGCATCTATGAGGCTATCTACCATGGGATCCCTATGGTGGGCATTCCCTTGTTTGCAGATCAACCTGAAAACATTGTTCGCATGAAGGTCAAGGGGGCAGCAGTGAGTCTGGACATGGACACGATGACAAgtacagatttgctcaatgctttGAAGACAGTTATCTATGACCCATC ctataaagagaatgCTATGAGGTTATCAGCCATTCATCATGATCAGCCTGTTAAGCCCCTGGATCGAGCCGTCTTCTGGATCGAGTTTGTCATGCGCCACAAAGGAGCCAAACACCTTCGCCCAGCTGCACTCAGCCTCACCTGGTACCAGTACCACTCTTTGGATGTGATTGGGTTTCTCCTGGTTTGTGTGGCAATTGCTGGTTTTCTGGTCATAAAATGTTGTTTGTTAGGTTATCAAAAGTTttataagacaggaaagaagaaaaagagagagtag
- the LOC126077109 gene encoding UDP-glucuronosyltransferase 2B4-like isoform X5, with protein MSMKWISVLLLIPLSCCFSCGTCGKVLVWPPDYSLWMTMKAILDELIQRGHEVTVLTSSASVLIDPNKPSAIKFEVYPTSLTKDEFEFLLMKLVRKWIYDMPKDTFWAYFSEVQEILREFSGCIENHCKDVVFNKKLMMKLQESRFDVILADAFFPCGELLAELLKIPFVYSVRFTMGYTIEKYSGGLSTPPSYVPIVMSELPDRMTFMERVKNMIYMLYFDFWFQTFNEKKWNQFYSEVLGRPTTLRETMGKADLWLVRNYWDFEFPRPFLPHFHFVGGFHCKPANPLPKEIEEFVQSSGKHGVVVFTLGSMVSNLTEERAHVIASALAQIPQKVLWRFDGKKPDTLGPNTRLYKWIPQNDLLGHPKTKAFITHGGASGIYEAIYHGIPMVGIPLFADQPENIVRMKVKGAAVSLDMDTMTSTDLLNALKTVIYDPSYKENAMRLSAIHHDQPVKPLDRAVFWIEFVMRHKGAKHLRPAALSLTWYQYHSLDVIGFLLVCVAIAGFLVIKCCLLGYQKFYKTGKKKKRE; from the exons ATGTCTATGAAATGGATTTCAGTTCTTCTGCTGATACCACTGAGTTGTTGCTTTAGCTGTGGAACTTGTGGAAAAGTGCTGGTGTGGCCGCCAGATTATAGCCTTTGGATGACTATGAAGGCAATACTGGATGAACTTATTCAAAGGGGTCATGAGGTGACTGTTCTAACATCTTCAGCTTCCGTTCTTATTGATCCCAACAAACCATCTGCTATTAAATTTGAGGTTTATCCTACATCTCTTACTAAAGATGAGTTTGAGTTTCTTCTCATGAAGTTGGTCAGGAAATGGATATATGATATGCCGAAAGATACATTTTGGgcatatttttcagaagtacaagAAATTCTTAGGGAATTTTCTGGCTGCATTGAAAACCATTGTAAGGATGTAGTTTTTAACAAGAAACTTATGATGAAACTACAAGAATCAAGGTTTGATGTCATTCTTGCAGATGCTTTTTTCCCTTGTGGTGAGCTGTTGGCGGAGCTACTTAAAATACCCTTTGTGTATAGTGTCCGGTTCACTATGGGCTATACAATTGAAAAGTATAGCGGAGGACTTTCGACCCCCCCTTCTTACGTACCTATTGTAATGTCAGAATTACCCGATCGAATGACATTCATGGAGAGGGTAAAAAATATGATATATATGCTTTATTTCGATTTTTGGTTCCAGACGTTTAATGAGAAGAAGTGGAATCAGTTTTACAGTGAAGTACTAG GAAGACCAACTACATTACGTGAGACAATGGGGAAAGCTGATTTATGGCTCGTTCGAAACTATTGGGATTTTGAATTTCCGCGCCCTTTCTTGCCACATTTTCACTTTGTTGGTGGGTTCCACTGCAAACCTGCGAATCCCTTGCCTAAG GAAATAGAAGAGTTTGTCCAGAGCTCTGGAAAACACGGTGTGGTGGTGTTTACTCTTGGGTCAATGGTCAGTAACCTCACAGAAGAAAGGGCCCATGTGATTGCATCGGCCCTTGCTCAGATTCCACAAAAG GTGCTGTGGCGATTTGATGGCAAAAAGCCAGATACCTTAGGACCCAATACTCGGCTCTATAAGTGGATTCCCCAGAATGACCTTCTTG GTCATCCAAAGACCAAAGCTTTTATAACTCACGGTGGAGCCAGTGGCATCTATGAGGCTATCTACCATGGGATCCCTATGGTGGGCATTCCCTTGTTTGCAGATCAACCTGAAAACATTGTTCGCATGAAGGTCAAGGGGGCAGCAGTGAGTCTGGACATGGACACGATGACAAgtacagatttgctcaatgctttGAAGACAGTTATCTATGACCCATC ctataaagagaatgCTATGAGGTTATCAGCCATTCATCATGATCAGCCTGTTAAGCCCCTGGATCGAGCCGTCTTCTGGATCGAGTTTGTCATGCGCCACAAAGGAGCCAAACACCTTCGCCCAGCTGCACTCAGCCTCACCTGGTACCAGTACCACTCTTTGGATGTGATTGGGTTTCTCCTGGTTTGTGTGGCAATTGCTGGTTTTCTGGTCATAAAATGTTGTTTGTTAGGTTATCAAAAGTTttataagacaggaaagaagaaaaagagagagtag
- the LOC126077109 gene encoding UDP-glucuronosyltransferase 2B4-like isoform X2 — MSMKWISVLLLIPLSCCFSCGTCGKVLVWPPDYSLWMTMKAILDELIQRGHEVTVLTSSASVLIDPNKPSAIKFEVYPTSLTKDEFEFLLMKLVRKWIYDMPKDTFWAYFSEVQEILREFSGCIENHCKDVVFNKKLMMKLQESRFDVILADAFFPCGELLAELLKIPFVYSVRFTMGYTIEKYSGGLSTPPSYVPIVMSELPDRMTFMERVKNMIYMLYFDFWFQTFNEKKWNQFYSEVLGRPTTLRETMGKADLWLVRNYWDFEFPRPFLPHFHFVGGFHCKPANPLPKVLWRFDGKKPDTLGPNTRLYKWIPQNDLLGHPKTKAFITHGGASGIYEAIYHGIPMVGIPLFADQPENIVRMKVKGAAVSLDMDTMTSTDLLNALKTVIYDPSYKENAMRLSAIHHDQPVKPLDRAVFWIEFVMRHKGAKHLRPAALSLTWYQYHSLDVIGFLLVCVAIAGFLVIKCCLLGYQKFYKTGKKKKRE, encoded by the exons ATGTCTATGAAATGGATTTCAGTTCTTCTGCTGATACCACTGAGTTGTTGCTTTAGCTGTGGAACTTGTGGAAAAGTGCTGGTGTGGCCGCCAGATTATAGCCTTTGGATGACTATGAAGGCAATACTGGATGAACTTATTCAAAGGGGTCATGAGGTGACTGTTCTAACATCTTCAGCTTCCGTTCTTATTGATCCCAACAAACCATCTGCTATTAAATTTGAGGTTTATCCTACATCTCTTACTAAAGATGAGTTTGAGTTTCTTCTCATGAAGTTGGTCAGGAAATGGATATATGATATGCCGAAAGATACATTTTGGgcatatttttcagaagtacaagAAATTCTTAGGGAATTTTCTGGCTGCATTGAAAACCATTGTAAGGATGTAGTTTTTAACAAGAAACTTATGATGAAACTACAAGAATCAAGGTTTGATGTCATTCTTGCAGATGCTTTTTTCCCTTGTGGTGAGCTGTTGGCGGAGCTACTTAAAATACCCTTTGTGTATAGTGTCCGGTTCACTATGGGCTATACAATTGAAAAGTATAGCGGAGGACTTTCGACCCCCCCTTCTTACGTACCTATTGTAATGTCAGAATTACCCGATCGAATGACATTCATGGAGAGGGTAAAAAATATGATATATATGCTTTATTTCGATTTTTGGTTCCAGACGTTTAATGAGAAGAAGTGGAATCAGTTTTACAGTGAAGTACTAG GAAGACCAACTACATTACGTGAGACAATGGGGAAAGCTGATTTATGGCTCGTTCGAAACTATTGGGATTTTGAATTTCCGCGCCCTTTCTTGCCACATTTTCACTTTGTTGGTGGGTTCCACTGCAAACCTGCGAATCCCTTGCCTAAG GTGCTGTGGCGATTTGATGGCAAAAAGCCAGATACCTTAGGACCCAATACTCGGCTCTATAAGTGGATTCCCCAGAATGACCTTCTTG GTCATCCAAAGACCAAAGCTTTTATAACTCACGGTGGAGCCAGTGGCATCTATGAGGCTATCTACCATGGGATCCCTATGGTGGGCATTCCCTTGTTTGCAGATCAACCTGAAAACATTGTTCGCATGAAGGTCAAGGGGGCAGCAGTGAGTCTGGACATGGACACGATGACAAgtacagatttgctcaatgctttGAAGACAGTTATCTATGACCCATC ctataaagagaatgCTATGAGGTTATCAGCCATTCATCATGATCAGCCTGTTAAGCCCCTGGATCGAGCCGTCTTCTGGATCGAGTTTGTCATGCGCCACAAAGGAGCCAAACACCTTCGCCCAGCTGCACTCAGCCTCACCTGGTACCAGTACCACTCTTTGGATGTGATTGGGTTTCTCCTGGTTTGTGTGGCAATTGCTGGTTTTCTGGTCATAAAATGTTGTTTGTTAGGTTATCAAAAGTTttataagacaggaaagaagaaaaagagagagtag
- the LOC126077109 gene encoding UDP-glucuronosyltransferase 2B18-like isoform X3 has product MSMKWISVLLLIPLSCCFSCGTCGKVLVWPPDYSLWMTMKAILDELIQRGHEVTVLTSSASVLIDPNKPSAIKFEVYPTSLTKDEFEFLLMKLVRKWIYDMPKDTFWAYFSEVQEILREFSGCIENHCKDVVFNKKLMMKLQESRFDVILADAFFPCGRPTTLRETMGKADLWLVRNYWDFEFPRPFLPHFHFVGGFHCKPANPLPKEIEEFVQSSGKHGVVVFTLGSMVSNLTEERAHVIASALAQIPQKVLWRFDGKKPDTLGPNTRLYKWIPQNDLLGHPKTKAFITHGGASGIYEAIYHGIPMVGIPLFADQPENIVRMKVKGAAVSLDMDTMTSTDLLNALKTVIYDPSYKENAMRLSAIHHDQPVKPLDRAVFWIEFVMRHKGAKHLRPAALSLTWYQYHSLDVIGFLLVCVAIAGFLVIKCCLLGYQKFYKTGKKKKRE; this is encoded by the exons ATGTCTATGAAATGGATTTCAGTTCTTCTGCTGATACCACTGAGTTGTTGCTTTAGCTGTGGAACTTGTGGAAAAGTGCTGGTGTGGCCGCCAGATTATAGCCTTTGGATGACTATGAAGGCAATACTGGATGAACTTATTCAAAGGGGTCATGAGGTGACTGTTCTAACATCTTCAGCTTCCGTTCTTATTGATCCCAACAAACCATCTGCTATTAAATTTGAGGTTTATCCTACATCTCTTACTAAAGATGAGTTTGAGTTTCTTCTCATGAAGTTGGTCAGGAAATGGATATATGATATGCCGAAAGATACATTTTGGgcatatttttcagaagtacaagAAATTCTTAGGGAATTTTCTGGCTGCATTGAAAACCATTGTAAGGATGTAGTTTTTAACAAGAAACTTATGATGAAACTACAAGAATCAAGGTTTGATGTCATTCTTGCAGATGCTTTTTTCCCTTGTG GAAGACCAACTACATTACGTGAGACAATGGGGAAAGCTGATTTATGGCTCGTTCGAAACTATTGGGATTTTGAATTTCCGCGCCCTTTCTTGCCACATTTTCACTTTGTTGGTGGGTTCCACTGCAAACCTGCGAATCCCTTGCCTAAG GAAATAGAAGAGTTTGTCCAGAGCTCTGGAAAACACGGTGTGGTGGTGTTTACTCTTGGGTCAATGGTCAGTAACCTCACAGAAGAAAGGGCCCATGTGATTGCATCGGCCCTTGCTCAGATTCCACAAAAG GTGCTGTGGCGATTTGATGGCAAAAAGCCAGATACCTTAGGACCCAATACTCGGCTCTATAAGTGGATTCCCCAGAATGACCTTCTTG GTCATCCAAAGACCAAAGCTTTTATAACTCACGGTGGAGCCAGTGGCATCTATGAGGCTATCTACCATGGGATCCCTATGGTGGGCATTCCCTTGTTTGCAGATCAACCTGAAAACATTGTTCGCATGAAGGTCAAGGGGGCAGCAGTGAGTCTGGACATGGACACGATGACAAgtacagatttgctcaatgctttGAAGACAGTTATCTATGACCCATC ctataaagagaatgCTATGAGGTTATCAGCCATTCATCATGATCAGCCTGTTAAGCCCCTGGATCGAGCCGTCTTCTGGATCGAGTTTGTCATGCGCCACAAAGGAGCCAAACACCTTCGCCCAGCTGCACTCAGCCTCACCTGGTACCAGTACCACTCTTTGGATGTGATTGGGTTTCTCCTGGTTTGTGTGGCAATTGCTGGTTTTCTGGTCATAAAATGTTGTTTGTTAGGTTATCAAAAGTTttataagacaggaaagaagaaaaagagagagtag